In Herbaspirillum seropedicae, a single window of DNA contains:
- a CDS encoding ferritin-like domain-containing protein yields MSMTKNPPQTDVKSTPFHLDKQAIRAAAAKIDEGAVTEGYRGNREEVIAMLNDALATELLCVMRYKRHYYTAKGLEIEAIKGEFLQHAQEEQSHADQIAERIVQLNGEPDFNPKTIAERSHAQYDESADIKDMIRANLVEERVAIEAYRQMIERIGDDDPTTKHMLIQIMAQEEEHADDMSDLLGL; encoded by the coding sequence ATGAGTATGACCAAGAATCCCCCCCAGACCGATGTGAAGTCCACCCCCTTCCACCTCGACAAGCAGGCCATCCGTGCGGCCGCCGCCAAGATCGATGAAGGTGCGGTCACCGAAGGCTATCGCGGCAATCGCGAAGAAGTCATCGCCATGCTCAACGATGCGCTGGCCACCGAGCTGCTGTGCGTGATGCGCTACAAGCGCCACTACTACACCGCCAAGGGCCTGGAGATCGAAGCCATCAAGGGCGAGTTCCTCCAGCATGCCCAGGAAGAGCAGAGCCACGCCGACCAGATCGCCGAGCGCATCGTGCAGTTGAATGGCGAGCCGGATTTCAATCCCAAGACCATCGCCGAGCGTAGTCATGCGCAGTACGACGAGTCTGCCGACATCAAGGACATGATCCGCGCCAACCTGGTGGAAGAGCGCGTGGCCATCGAGGCGTATCGCCAGATGATCGAACGCATCGGCGACGACGACCCGACCACCAAACACATGCTCATCCAGATCATGGCCCAGGAAGAAGAGCACGCCGACGACATGAGCGACCTGCTGGGCCTGTAA
- a CDS encoding CsbD family protein, translating into MNWDIVEGNWKQFKGKAKEQWGKLTDDDLDVIAGKRDQLVGRVQEAYGVSKDEAEKQIRDFEDRNKDWRQ; encoded by the coding sequence ATGAATTGGGACATCGTCGAAGGCAACTGGAAGCAATTCAAGGGCAAGGCCAAGGAGCAATGGGGCAAGCTCACCGATGACGACCTCGACGTCATCGCCGGCAAGCGCGACCAGCTCGTGGGCCGCGTGCAGGAAGCCTATGGCGTCTCCAAGGATGAAGCCGAGAAACAGATCCGCGACTTTGAAGACCGCAACAAGGATTGGCGCCAATAA
- a CDS encoding BON domain-containing protein, translating to MSLTKMSLTKRFIGFFLALFMVSLVGCASGPNKEGTGEYVDDAVITTKVKAAIFNEKDLKSTEINVETYKGVVQLSGFVSSSTAAARATELARGVKGVVSVRNDLRLKQ from the coding sequence ATGTCCCTGACCAAAATGTCCCTCACCAAGCGTTTCATCGGTTTCTTCCTGGCACTGTTCATGGTGTCGCTGGTGGGCTGCGCCTCCGGCCCGAACAAGGAAGGCACCGGCGAATACGTCGATGACGCCGTCATCACCACCAAGGTGAAGGCCGCCATCTTCAACGAGAAGGATCTCAAGTCCACCGAAATCAACGTCGAAACCTACAAGGGCGTGGTCCAGCTCTCCGGTTTCGTCTCCAGCTCCACTGCTGCGGCTCGTGCGACCGAACTGGCGCGCGGCGTCAAGGGTGTGGTCTCGGTGCGTAATGACCTGCGCCTGAAGCAGTAA
- a CDS encoding response regulator → MTKILVVDDHAVVRAGVHHFISEIPSMEIGGEASTAEEAIRLVRTQDWDIVLLDIAMPDKSGVEVLKQIKREKPELPVLMLSMHPESRYAVQVLRSGASGYVQKEALATELVNAINTILRGHKYISYGVAELLTSEPVDSEKPLHETLSQREYEIFYKLGQGQGVTQIADELCLSVKTVSTYRSRVLQKMSMTNNADIIYYAIKNNLID, encoded by the coding sequence ATGACAAAAATACTTGTAGTCGATGACCACGCGGTCGTACGGGCAGGTGTGCATCACTTCATTTCGGAAATTCCGTCGATGGAAATCGGTGGCGAGGCCAGCACGGCGGAGGAAGCCATCCGCCTGGTCCGCACCCAGGACTGGGACATCGTCCTGCTCGATATTGCAATGCCCGACAAGAGCGGCGTGGAGGTGTTGAAGCAGATCAAGCGCGAAAAGCCGGAGTTGCCGGTGCTGATGCTGTCGATGCACCCCGAGAGCCGCTATGCGGTCCAGGTGCTGCGCAGCGGCGCCTCGGGCTATGTGCAGAAGGAGGCGCTGGCCACCGAGCTGGTCAACGCCATCAACACCATCCTGCGCGGACACAAGTACATCAGTTATGGCGTGGCCGAGCTGCTCACCAGCGAGCCGGTGGATTCGGAAAAGCCGTTGCACGAGACCCTTTCGCAGCGCGAGTACGAGATCTTCTACAAGCTGGGGCAGGGCCAGGGCGTGACGCAGATCGCTGACGAGCTCTGCCTGTCGGTGAAGACCGTGAGTACCTACCGCTCGCGGGTCTTGCAGAAGATGAGCATGACCAACAATGCGGACATCATTTATTACGCGATCAAGAACAACCTGATCGACTGA
- a CDS encoding response regulator has protein sequence MDDTLNTRPQRDSEGTPLRIFLVEDSEDVRDLIVESLAEIGGVRLVGYAETEMDALRHLQQHSYDVLILDIQLKQGNGMSLLQALARSNTRRQSEIKVVFSNHVSPTYRRVGVQCGVQHFFDKSSELPLLCDLLEELAQQRAGKAGRTSSSNNSPQGPAQAGGI, from the coding sequence ATGGACGATACTCTCAACACCAGGCCCCAGCGCGATAGCGAAGGGACGCCCTTGCGCATTTTCCTGGTCGAGGATTCGGAAGATGTGCGGGACCTGATCGTGGAAAGCCTGGCCGAGATCGGGGGCGTGCGCCTGGTGGGTTATGCCGAGACGGAAATGGACGCCTTGCGCCATCTGCAGCAGCACAGCTATGACGTGCTCATCCTCGATATCCAGTTGAAGCAGGGCAACGGGATGAGCCTGCTGCAGGCGCTGGCGCGCTCCAATACGCGGCGGCAGAGCGAGATCAAGGTGGTGTTCAGCAATCACGTCAGTCCGACATATCGGCGGGTAGGAGTGCAATGCGGGGTTCAGCATTTCTTCGACAAGTCGTCCGAATTGCCCTTGCTGTGCGACCTGCTCGAAGAGCTGGCGCAGCAGCGGGCGGGCAAGGCCGGACGTACTTCATCGAGCAACAACTCGCCCCAGGGGCCGGCCCAGGCGGGCGGGATTTGA
- a CDS encoding PAS domain-containing sensor histidine kinase has translation MQKNNDGLRPSSADIQNSASVEYFAASHAHYSSMATLAMGLAMAVILLGLVVLLASLLGEEYRRLLSGLLEMREMTAVGLILGASALYLRCIHGGARRSGLRRVAAGLSWMLLALGLGTLAHGLMYALGWLPIDQNHPLSPLVIPPLLSLGFVVMAAVLLLQDWRMLGGYYPAEYLSFALIGLAAIPLVGYLYGVSQFVYLDFPLPVSLLSALVMALLATALLMARPAHPLMAIITRIAPGGQMLRHLLPQTVFLLLAFSLLLNWGMTHGWILPELLLPTLTLINGVIVLFIFWGSASRLDSEYGERTRNAQKLAETSALLNAVSESTSDPIFVKNRQGLMIFANPATLHKLGKTWEETMYRSSRELFLVPEEADTIDRDDRRVMASGKPEKLEQTLHLPEGVVTFQTAKVPWFGKDGSVQGVIGISTDITERKQAEDELRQRESQLEKTVIQRTALLRELTNHLETVREEEKRAIARELHDNMGASLTALSMHLEGVYQILPPDEKWADRKVRMQGLMKSLVATTRRIQTELRPNTLDLFGLKAAISEQLDELHERTGIACHASLPDEDVEVGHEMEIAIYRMLQEMLNNVTKHAKASKVDVILDIDEDHVALTVRDDGVGIPEERRDNHKTYGLRGLRERATFFGGEVDIRSTPGKGALITISLPIRPELVPSEA, from the coding sequence ATGCAGAAGAACAACGACGGCCTTCGTCCGTCCTCCGCCGATATCCAGAACAGCGCATCGGTCGAGTATTTCGCCGCGTCCCACGCGCATTACAGCAGCATGGCCACGCTGGCCATGGGGCTGGCCATGGCCGTGATCCTGCTGGGCCTGGTAGTGCTGCTGGCCAGCCTGCTGGGCGAGGAATACCGGCGCCTGCTCTCGGGCCTGCTGGAAATGCGCGAGATGACGGCGGTCGGCCTGATCCTGGGTGCTTCGGCCCTCTACCTGCGCTGCATCCACGGCGGTGCGCGCCGCTCCGGCTTGCGCCGCGTCGCCGCCGGCTTGTCCTGGATGCTGCTGGCGCTGGGGCTGGGAACGCTGGCGCATGGACTCATGTATGCGCTGGGCTGGCTGCCCATCGACCAGAACCATCCGCTGTCGCCCTTGGTGATTCCGCCCTTGCTCTCGCTGGGCTTCGTGGTCATGGCGGCGGTGCTGCTGCTGCAGGACTGGCGCATGCTGGGCGGCTACTATCCGGCTGAATATCTTTCCTTTGCACTGATCGGCCTGGCGGCCATTCCGCTGGTGGGCTACCTGTACGGGGTGAGTCAGTTCGTCTACCTGGATTTCCCCTTGCCGGTGTCGCTGCTGTCGGCGCTGGTCATGGCGCTGCTGGCCACGGCGCTGCTCATGGCGCGGCCGGCCCATCCGCTCATGGCCATCATCACCCGCATCGCCCCCGGTGGCCAGATGTTGCGCCACCTGCTGCCGCAGACGGTGTTCCTGCTGCTGGCCTTCAGTCTCTTGCTCAACTGGGGCATGACCCATGGCTGGATCCTGCCTGAGCTGCTGCTGCCGACGCTGACCCTGATCAATGGCGTCATCGTGCTGTTCATCTTCTGGGGTTCGGCCAGCCGTCTCGATAGCGAATACGGCGAGCGCACCCGCAATGCCCAGAAACTGGCCGAGACCAGCGCCTTGCTGAACGCCGTCAGCGAAAGCACCAGCGACCCCATCTTCGTGAAGAACCGCCAGGGCCTGATGATCTTCGCCAATCCTGCCACCTTGCACAAGCTGGGCAAGACCTGGGAAGAGACCATGTACCGCTCCAGCCGCGAGCTGTTCCTGGTGCCGGAAGAGGCCGATACCATCGATCGCGATGATCGCCGCGTGATGGCCTCGGGCAAGCCCGAGAAGCTGGAGCAGACCCTGCATCTGCCGGAGGGCGTGGTGACCTTCCAGACTGCCAAGGTGCCCTGGTTCGGCAAGGATGGCAGCGTCCAGGGCGTCATCGGCATCAGCACCGACATCACCGAGCGCAAGCAGGCAGAGGACGAATTGCGCCAGCGCGAAAGCCAGCTGGAAAAGACCGTCATCCAGCGTACCGCCTTGCTGCGCGAGCTGACCAACCACCTGGAGACGGTGCGCGAAGAAGAGAAGCGCGCCATTGCCCGCGAGCTGCACGACAACATGGGCGCCTCGCTGACGGCCTTGTCGATGCATCTGGAGGGGGTCTACCAGATCCTCCCGCCGGATGAAAAGTGGGCCGACCGCAAGGTCCGCATGCAAGGCCTGATGAAGTCGCTGGTGGCCACCACACGGCGTATCCAGACCGAGCTGCGGCCCAATACCCTGGACCTGTTCGGCCTGAAGGCAGCGATCTCCGAACAGCTCGATGAACTGCACGAGCGCACCGGCATTGCCTGCCATGCCAGCCTGCCCGATGAAGACGTGGAGGTGGGACATGAAATGGAAATTGCCATCTACCGCATGCTGCAGGAAATGCTCAACAACGTGACCAAGCACGCCAAGGCCAGCAAGGTGGACGTGATCCTCGATATCGATGAAGACCACGTGGCGTTGACCGTGCGCGACGACGGTGTGGGCATTCCCGAAGAGCGCCGCGACAACCACAAGACCTACGGCCTGCGTGGCCTGCGCGAACGCGCCACCTTCTTTGGCGGCGAGGTCGATATCCGCTCCACGCCCGGCAAGGGCGCGCTCATCACCATCAGCTTGCCGATCCGGCCTGAGTTGGTGCCCAGCGAAGCCTGA
- a CDS encoding CsbD family protein, protein MNKDQVKGSLKEAAGKVQEKTGELTGNKSQELKGAARQVEGNVQKTYGDAKEAAKD, encoded by the coding sequence ATGAACAAGGATCAAGTCAAAGGTAGCTTGAAGGAAGCCGCAGGCAAGGTGCAGGAAAAGACCGGTGAGCTGACCGGCAACAAGAGCCAGGAGCTCAAGGGCGCTGCGCGCCAGGTGGAAGGCAATGTGCAGAAGACCTATGGCGATGCCAAGGAAGCCGCGAAGGACTAA
- the osmB gene encoding osmotically-inducible lipoprotein OsmB: protein MKTIQKLAVTSLAIFAFSAMTGCSNMSQRDKNTAIGAGAGAVGGAILTGGSGLGTVGGAAVGGVIGNQVGK from the coding sequence ATGAAAACAATTCAAAAACTGGCGGTGACTTCGCTGGCCATCTTCGCTTTCTCGGCAATGACCGGCTGCAGCAACATGTCGCAACGTGACAAGAACACCGCCATCGGCGCCGGCGCCGGCGCCGTGGGCGGCGCTATCCTGACGGGTGGCAGCGGCCTGGGTACCGTGGGTGGCGCAGCAGTGGGCGGCGTGATCGGCAACCAGGTGGGCAAGTAA
- a CDS encoding DUF3309 family protein has translation MTLGTILLIVLILILLGVIPAWPHSRNWGYGPSGIAGTIVIILLILLLLGKI, from the coding sequence ATGACCCTCGGCACCATCCTGCTCATCGTCCTTATCCTGATCCTGCTGGGCGTGATCCCAGCCTGGCCGCACAGCCGCAACTGGGGCTATGGTCCCAGCGGTATCGCTGGCACCATCGTCATCATCCTGCTGATCCTGCTGTTGCTAGGGAAGATATAG
- a CDS encoding CmpA/NrtA family ABC transporter substrate-binding protein, translated as MARGEQVDGKRRTLIQGAGLAATGALGLAGRGAWAAGSDKPEKEEVKIGFIPLTDCASVVMASVLGLDKKYGIKIIPSKEASWAGVRDKLTNGELDAAHVLYGLIYGVQLGIGGQKKDMAVLMGLNHNGQAITLSRKLADKGAVDGASLYKLMQTDKREYTFAQTFPTGTHAMWLYYWLAANGINPMKDAKVITVPPPQMVANMRVGNMDGFCVGEPWGHRAIVDGVGITATTTQDIWKDHPEKVLGSSLEFVKKYPNTCRAMMAAILEASKWIDASLTNKNRMAEVIADKSYVNTSKDVIDQRILGRYQNGLGKTWDDPNYMKFYEDGQVNFPFLSDGMWFMTQHRRWGLLKSDPDYLAVAKAVNQIDLYKQAAAMTGTPLPKDSMRSSRLMDGVVWDGKNPAAYAQSFKIKV; from the coding sequence ATGGCGCGCGGCGAGCAGGTGGATGGCAAGCGCCGCACCCTGATACAGGGCGCAGGCCTGGCCGCCACCGGCGCACTGGGACTGGCCGGCAGGGGCGCCTGGGCCGCGGGTTCGGACAAGCCCGAGAAGGAGGAGGTGAAGATAGGCTTCATTCCGCTGACCGACTGCGCCTCGGTGGTGATGGCCTCGGTGCTGGGCCTGGACAAGAAATACGGCATCAAGATCATCCCCAGCAAGGAAGCCTCCTGGGCCGGCGTGCGCGACAAGCTGACCAATGGCGAACTCGATGCGGCCCATGTGCTGTACGGCCTGATCTATGGCGTGCAGTTGGGCATCGGCGGCCAGAAGAAGGACATGGCCGTGCTCATGGGCCTGAACCACAATGGCCAGGCCATCACGCTGTCCAGGAAGCTGGCCGACAAGGGCGCCGTCGATGGCGCATCGCTCTACAAGCTGATGCAGACCGACAAGCGCGAATACACCTTCGCCCAGACCTTCCCCACCGGCACCCATGCGATGTGGCTGTATTACTGGCTGGCCGCCAATGGCATCAACCCGATGAAGGACGCCAAGGTCATCACCGTGCCGCCGCCGCAGATGGTCGCCAACATGCGAGTGGGCAACATGGATGGCTTCTGCGTGGGCGAGCCCTGGGGGCATCGCGCCATTGTCGATGGCGTGGGCATCACGGCCACCACCACCCAGGACATCTGGAAAGACCATCCCGAGAAGGTGCTGGGCAGCTCGCTGGAATTCGTCAAGAAGTATCCCAATACCTGCCGCGCCATGATGGCGGCCATCCTCGAGGCCAGCAAGTGGATCGACGCCTCGTTGACCAACAAGAACCGCATGGCCGAGGTGATCGCCGACAAGTCCTACGTCAACACCAGCAAGGACGTGATCGACCAGCGCATCCTGGGCCGCTACCAGAACGGCCTGGGCAAGACCTGGGATGATCCCAACTACATGAAGTTCTACGAGGATGGCCAGGTCAACTTCCCCTTCCTCTCCGATGGCATGTGGTTCATGACCCAGCACCGCCGCTGGGGCCTGTTGAAGAGCGATCCCGACTATCTCGCCGTGGCCAAGGCCGTCAACCAGATCGATCTCTACAAGCAAGCCGCCGCCATGACCGGCACGCCCCTGCCCAAGGACAGCATGCGCAGTTCCAGGCTCATGGATGGCGTGGTCTGGGATGGCAAGAATCCAGCGGCCTATGCGCAGTCCTTCAAGATCAAGGTGTAA
- the ntrB gene encoding nitrate ABC transporter permease — protein sequence MSAVVESIMGENAKPAGPAGSHPPAAVNSQAPASPPAAIPARRAKKRLASGGLFMRVAPPLLGLALLVLVWQIIALKTSSFPTPWVTLKEAGVMFADPFYRNSPNDQGIGWNVLASLQRVGTGFGLAALVGIPLGFAIGRVEFLARMFGPIISLLRPVSPLAWLPIGLLVFKSANPAAIWSIFICSIWPMIINTAVGVQRVPQDYMNVARVLNLSEWKVLTKILFPSVLPYMLTGVRLSIGTAWLVIVAAEMLTGGVGIGFWVWDEWNNLNVPHIIIAIVVIGVVGLVLEQLLVALAKAFTYEQVNN from the coding sequence ATGAGTGCAGTCGTCGAAAGCATCATGGGCGAGAACGCCAAGCCTGCCGGTCCTGCCGGCAGCCACCCACCGGCCGCCGTCAACAGCCAGGCGCCGGCCTCGCCGCCGGCCGCCATCCCAGCACGCAGGGCCAAGAAGCGTCTGGCCAGTGGCGGACTTTTCATGCGCGTGGCGCCGCCCTTGCTGGGGTTGGCCCTGCTGGTGCTGGTGTGGCAGATCATCGCCTTGAAGACCAGCAGCTTCCCCACGCCGTGGGTGACGCTCAAGGAAGCCGGCGTGATGTTTGCCGATCCCTTCTATCGCAACAGTCCCAATGACCAGGGCATAGGCTGGAATGTGCTCGCTTCGCTGCAGCGTGTCGGCACGGGCTTTGGCCTGGCTGCCCTGGTCGGCATTCCGCTGGGCTTCGCCATTGGCCGGGTGGAGTTTTTGGCGCGCATGTTCGGTCCCATCATCAGTCTCTTGCGTCCCGTCTCACCGCTGGCCTGGCTGCCCATCGGGCTGCTGGTCTTCAAGTCCGCCAATCCGGCGGCGATCTGGTCCATCTTCATCTGCTCGATCTGGCCGATGATCATCAACACCGCCGTGGGCGTGCAGCGCGTGCCGCAGGATTACATGAACGTGGCGCGTGTGCTGAACCTGTCGGAGTGGAAGGTGCTGACCAAGATTCTGTTCCCCTCGGTCTTGCCCTACATGCTCACCGGCGTGCGCCTGTCCATCGGCACCGCATGGCTGGTCATCGTGGCCGCCGAGATGCTGACCGGTGGCGTGGGGATCGGCTTCTGGGTCTGGGACGAATGGAACAACCTGAACGTGCCCCACATCATCATCGCCATCGTCGTCATCGGCGTGGTCGGCCTGGTGCTGGAGCAATTGCTGGTGGCGCTGGCCAAGGCCTTTACCTATGAGCAGGTCAACAACTGA
- a CDS encoding ABC transporter ATP-binding protein, whose product MDNINGKFIDIHGVEMLFHTKKGVFHALREINLTVAKGEFVTLIGHSGCGKSTLLNLIAGLLKPSEGVLLCANREIGGPAPERAVVFQNHSLLPWLSCYENIYLGVERVFGATENRTQLRDRTRAALALVGLSAAENKRPNEISGGMKQRVGIARALAMEPKVLLMDEPFGALDALTRAHLQDELLKIVAKTDSTVVMVTHDVDEAVLLSDRIVMMTNGPAATIGEVLEVKLARPRDRVVLAQDPEYGQYRTAVLEFLYRKQAHPAREAA is encoded by the coding sequence ATGGACAACATCAACGGCAAATTCATCGACATCCACGGCGTGGAGATGCTGTTCCACACCAAGAAGGGCGTCTTCCATGCGCTGCGCGAGATCAACCTGACGGTGGCCAAGGGCGAGTTCGTGACGCTGATCGGCCACTCCGGCTGCGGCAAGTCAACGCTGCTGAACCTGATTGCAGGTTTGTTGAAACCCAGCGAAGGCGTACTGCTGTGCGCCAACCGCGAGATCGGCGGCCCGGCCCCGGAGCGCGCAGTGGTGTTCCAGAACCATTCGCTGCTACCCTGGCTGAGCTGCTATGAAAACATCTACCTCGGCGTAGAGCGCGTCTTCGGCGCCACGGAAAACCGCACCCAGCTGCGCGACCGCACCCGCGCCGCGCTGGCGCTGGTGGGCCTGAGCGCTGCCGAGAACAAGCGTCCTAATGAAATCTCCGGCGGCATGAAGCAGCGTGTGGGCATCGCCCGCGCCCTGGCCATGGAGCCCAAGGTGCTGCTGATGGACGAGCCCTTCGGCGCCCTCGACGCGCTGACCCGCGCTCACCTGCAGGATGAATTGCTCAAGATCGTGGCCAAGACCGACTCCACCGTGGTCATGGTGACCCACGATGTGGATGAGGCGGTGCTGCTGTCGGATCGCATCGTGATGATGACCAACGGCCCCGCCGCGACCATCGGTGAAGTGCTGGAAGTCAAGCTGGCGCGCCCGCGTGATCGCGTCGTGCTGGCCCAGGACCCGGAGTACGGCCAGTACCGCACCGCCGTGCTGGAGTTCCTCTACCGCAAGCAGGCCCACCCGGCGCGTGAGGCCGCCTGA
- a CDS encoding methyl-accepting chemotaxis protein, which translates to MSSPAVIEAMPEQASSTPEAAPLSGEVFGALINLSGRRRFTSQRLVLYAVLAAQGQAGACSTAREALALFRSAHSALLKRSGDLPGVFCPELEEVYFGRRGGDARITAFAELAQRTLNAIEDRLKSAPTLLAELVQETTPLLAVLNEITAVYEAQSKKHAQLMRHQLRGIMTDIETIAREAKMVAFNARIVAARSGQAGKEFSVVAGVLSSITGEIDELVKQALSGAAT; encoded by the coding sequence ATGTCCAGCCCTGCCGTGATCGAGGCCATGCCTGAGCAGGCCAGCAGCACACCGGAAGCGGCCCCGTTGTCGGGCGAAGTCTTTGGCGCCCTGATCAATCTTTCCGGACGGCGCCGTTTCACCTCGCAGCGCCTGGTGCTGTATGCGGTGCTGGCCGCACAGGGCCAGGCCGGAGCCTGCAGCACCGCGCGCGAAGCGCTGGCGCTGTTTCGTAGCGCCCACAGCGCCTTGCTCAAGCGCTCGGGCGACTTGCCGGGGGTGTTCTGTCCGGAGCTGGAGGAAGTCTATTTCGGACGCCGTGGCGGTGACGCCCGCATCACCGCCTTCGCCGAACTGGCGCAGCGCACGCTCAACGCCATCGAAGACAGGCTCAAGAGCGCGCCCACCCTGCTGGCCGAACTGGTGCAGGAGACCACGCCGCTGCTGGCCGTGCTCAACGAGATCACGGCGGTCTATGAGGCGCAGTCGAAGAAGCATGCGCAACTGATGCGCCACCAGTTGCGCGGCATCATGACCGACATCGAGACCATCGCCCGCGAAGCCAAGATGGTGGCCTTCAACGCCCGCATCGTCGCAGCCCGTTCCGGCCAGGCCGGCAAGGAATTCTCGGTGGTGGCCGGGGTGCTCTCCAGCATCACCGGCGAGATCGACGAGCTGGTCAAGCAAGCCCTGAGCGGCGCGGCGACGTAA
- a CDS encoding DUF423 domain-containing protein: protein MKERTLIALGALNMFIAVGCGAFGAHGLKKMISEEMLAIWHTAVTYQVMHALGMIAVALLMPRLGGAALRWAGVLMLAGIVVFSGSLYLLALTGTRMLGAITPFGGVGFLAAWLLVAWAACKQPAK from the coding sequence ATGAAAGAACGCACCCTGATCGCCCTGGGCGCATTGAACATGTTCATCGCCGTGGGCTGCGGCGCCTTCGGCGCACATGGTCTGAAGAAAATGATTTCCGAAGAGATGCTGGCCATCTGGCATACCGCCGTGACCTACCAGGTCATGCATGCACTGGGCATGATCGCGGTGGCCCTGCTGATGCCGCGCCTGGGCGGGGCGGCGCTGCGCTGGGCCGGTGTGCTGATGCTGGCGGGCATCGTCGTCTTCAGCGGCAGCCTCTACCTGCTGGCGCTGACCGGCACGCGCATGCTGGGCGCCATCACGCCCTTTGGCGGCGTGGGCTTCCTGGCGGCGTGGCTGCTGGTGGCGTGGGCGGCGTGCAAGCAACCGGCGAAGTAA
- a CDS encoding restriction endonuclease: MTIPDYQSIMLPLLRLTGDTKEHRFRDLVEQLADEFSLTDAQRAEMLPSGTAPLFDNRAGWARTYLKQAGLLQSAKRGVLQITERGSDLLSKPPVKIDVEFLRRYQEFREFQVRRRTKEVDTPDAPNATVASTDQTPEDALAAAYQTLRSNLEAELLDQVRSMSPAFFERLVIDLLVSMGYGGSRQDAASAVGKSGDGGIDGIIKEDRLGLDVIYVQAKRWEGTVGRPEIQKFAGALQGQRANKGVFITTSSFSSEAEEYTNIISSKIILLDGRQLAKLMVDHNVGVAQVGLYEIKKIDSDYFEGE; the protein is encoded by the coding sequence ATGACCATTCCCGATTATCAGTCGATCATGCTCCCCCTCCTTCGCTTAACAGGCGATACTAAAGAGCATCGATTCAGAGATCTGGTAGAGCAGTTAGCCGACGAGTTTTCCCTCACCGATGCGCAACGTGCGGAAATGCTTCCAAGTGGCACCGCCCCACTCTTCGATAATCGAGCCGGATGGGCAAGAACTTATTTAAAACAAGCAGGGCTACTTCAATCGGCAAAACGGGGAGTACTTCAGATCACTGAACGAGGTAGCGACCTGTTATCTAAGCCACCGGTAAAAATCGATGTCGAGTTTCTGCGCCGATACCAAGAGTTCCGTGAGTTCCAAGTGCGGCGAAGAACGAAGGAGGTCGACACACCAGATGCTCCAAACGCTACAGTAGCAAGCACTGACCAGACTCCGGAAGATGCTTTGGCTGCTGCCTACCAAACCCTCCGCAGCAATCTTGAGGCAGAACTCCTGGATCAGGTGAGGTCCATGTCGCCTGCCTTTTTTGAACGGCTGGTCATTGATCTTCTGGTGTCCATGGGGTACGGGGGCTCTCGGCAGGATGCCGCGAGTGCTGTCGGAAAGAGCGGCGATGGCGGAATTGACGGCATTATTAAAGAGGACCGCTTGGGCCTCGACGTCATTTACGTTCAAGCGAAGCGATGGGAAGGAACGGTCGGCAGACCAGAAATTCAGAAGTTTGCGGGTGCACTCCAAGGACAACGTGCAAACAAAGGGGTGTTCATTACGACATCGAGCTTTTCAAGTGAAGCTGAAGAATACACAAACATCATCAGCTCCAAGATAATCTTGCTGGATGGACGACAACTCGCAAAGCTGATGGTCGACCACAACGTCGGCGTCGCCCAAGTCGGCCTCTATGAAATAAAAAAGATCGACTCCGACTATTTCGAAGGTGAATAG